Proteins encoded by one window of Paenibacillus sp. DCT19:
- a CDS encoding sensor histidine kinase KdpD, translating into MKQNRSLFRHYLRGHFLFIFLPPMLLLFFSMFFNLSIDGEEFNTLNPMFAMLFIFGFIIVAFVAISWLFFLRLRKRLTRLQELMSYAANHNSFPKPISVQLDRMDEIDQLGSSFNWMIEQLEESRKREYEEQLLRQRLIANLSHDLRTPLTILRGHVTRLNKESITKEGQQSLTEMNQTITRVGVLMDDLLSYTLLTSEKYPFEPASTDIVRLVRASVAAWYPAFEENEIQLNVDLPTEQTFYWDADPKWMSRVLDNLFQNILRHAAEGKYAHIVVNVDQEQIIVADRGPGMANSSYEGGAGIGVSTANYMLNKMNLKAEFVSNEGYGTRVIIGRTKQ; encoded by the coding sequence ATGAAACAGAATAGATCATTATTTCGCCATTACCTAAGAGGACATTTTCTCTTTATTTTTTTGCCTCCCATGCTGCTTTTATTCTTCTCTATGTTCTTTAACTTATCTATCGATGGTGAGGAGTTTAATACTCTAAATCCAATGTTCGCAATGCTCTTTATTTTTGGTTTCATTATTGTCGCATTTGTTGCCATTTCGTGGCTGTTCTTCTTGCGACTTCGCAAACGTCTCACCCGCTTACAGGAACTTATGTCATATGCAGCGAATCATAATTCATTCCCTAAACCGATATCTGTTCAACTAGATCGTATGGATGAAATAGACCAGCTAGGAAGTTCTTTTAATTGGATGATTGAGCAGCTTGAAGAAAGTCGTAAGCGAGAATATGAAGAGCAGTTATTACGTCAAAGACTCATTGCCAATTTATCTCACGATTTACGTACACCCCTGACGATTTTGAGAGGACATGTCACTAGATTAAATAAAGAATCCATAACTAAAGAAGGGCAACAGTCGTTAACAGAGATGAATCAGACGATTACAAGAGTTGGCGTACTTATGGATGATTTGCTTTCCTACACGTTGCTAACTTCAGAGAAATATCCTTTTGAGCCCGCTTCAACAGATATTGTACGTTTAGTTAGAGCGTCTGTTGCTGCGTGGTATCCTGCATTTGAAGAAAATGAGATTCAGCTTAATGTTGATTTACCGACGGAGCAAACTTTTTATTGGGATGCAGATCCGAAGTGGATGTCACGGGTTCTGGATAATTTGTTTCAGAATATTCTTCGCCATGCTGCAGAGGGAAAATATGCGCACATTGTGGTTAATGTAGATCAAGAACAAATCATTGTAGCTGACAGAGGTCCAGGTATGGCTAACTCTTCATATGAGGGGGGAGCGGGTATTGGTGTATCCACTGCAAATTATATGTTGAACAAAATGAATCTAAAAGCGGAATTTGTATCTAATGAGGGTTATGGCACAAGAGTCATCATTGGTAGAACTAAGCAATAA
- a CDS encoding response regulator transcription factor, whose amino-acid sequence MKKRSILYIEDNEKIGSWVKEELEQRDFAVQWLLSGEGAEEAVSQHEVVLLDIMLPGLDGFTVGKRLKKAAPTVPIMLLSARTSIDDKVDGLQFADDYLTKPFHTDELVARLEVLIRRGGRTHSERIQLGHHIEVDSAGQMVFNKDTGEEIILTGRQHQILMYFLRHPNQVLPKEQIYEAVWQEAYITGDKTLMVHIRRLRQKLERNPDSPEIIETLKGIGYRVKQ is encoded by the coding sequence TTGAAGAAAAGAAGCATATTATATATTGAAGATAATGAGAAAATAGGCAGTTGGGTAAAGGAAGAATTGGAACAGCGAGATTTTGCGGTTCAGTGGCTTCTTTCTGGTGAAGGAGCTGAAGAAGCAGTGAGTCAGCATGAAGTTGTTCTTTTAGATATCATGTTACCTGGTTTAGATGGATTTACTGTGGGAAAACGATTAAAAAAGGCAGCACCTACGGTTCCTATTATGCTATTATCCGCTCGAACATCGATCGATGATAAGGTAGATGGTTTGCAATTTGCGGATGACTATTTGACTAAGCCATTCCATACGGATGAATTAGTTGCAAGATTAGAAGTGTTAATCCGTCGAGGCGGGAGAACGCATTCCGAACGAATTCAATTAGGTCATCATATTGAAGTCGATTCAGCAGGCCAAATGGTATTTAACAAAGACACGGGGGAAGAAATTATACTGACAGGAAGGCAACATCAAATTTTAATGTATTTCTTACGCCATCCCAATCAGGTGTTACCAAAAGAACAAATCTATGAAGCAGTATGGCAAGAAGCATACATAACAGGTGATAAAACACTAATGGTACATATCCGTCGACTACGTCAAAAGTTGGAACGTAATCCAGATTCCCCAGAGATTATTGAAACGCTGAAGGGGATAGGCTACCGGGTGAAACAATGA
- the helD gene encoding RNA polymerase recycling motor HelD — protein METNNNWQQEQERLVLVRNKLQDRLSELEPEVAGLHDQATDIRKRFWEEVTMNTGTNEDFEESFYTINQQSAVLAERERGHQRLKQQWKNLKRLLPSPYFGRIDFREKGLSFSERIYIGVSSFVDQDGLSFLIYDWRTPIASLYYDASPGVASYVTPSGTIDGTMELKRQFQIQNGKINNMFDANETIGDDLLQHVLGSGADSQMKSIVATIQKEQNAIIRNDTSRMLIVQGAAGSGKTSAALQRVAYLLYKHRQTIKADQIVLFSPNPMFASYISTVLPELGEENMQQTTFQEYLDYWLDSTLRSEDVFDQIEYVLTEHRTPGYEARLKGIEYKTSESFLQALQNYGLWLGSEGMQFHGIRIQERDLITAEQMKEQFYGYDRKLPLINRVALLQEWLLKELASLERAEREASWVQEELNYLDTEQYVEAFGMLHKEKEIFDVAERYPAILRDGKSKRRGDEGDFDFTQREEELLRQKIVKAYFKPLRKSVKNFSFVNLQAIYGQLFVDETAYKDRTNGAPVPTLWSDICTGTKEMLDQSKLFYEDVTPYLYVKELIEGVRTNTEIRYVFVDEGQDYSAFQYEYLKKLFPRARMTVLGDFGQAIFIQSTSLVGDHSPLVRLFGETDTSLFCLLRSYRSTREIVEFTKAMLPGGEEIIPFDRKGSKPRLTRLVSREERDTKMLADIATLRDQGYESIAIITKTAAESREVYARLHSQGNETMQLITKETNHFEKGLMVIPVYLAKGVEFDAVLIYDASSKTYGEENERKLLYTACTRAMHELHLYTFEDWSPFVQALPTDLYEKSSFIAQ, from the coding sequence ATGGAAACGAATAATAATTGGCAACAAGAACAGGAACGACTGGTGTTAGTCAGAAACAAATTGCAGGATAGGCTCTCTGAGTTGGAGCCGGAAGTTGCCGGATTACATGATCAGGCGACGGATATCCGCAAGCGGTTCTGGGAAGAAGTTACGATGAACACAGGTACCAATGAAGATTTTGAAGAGTCATTCTACACCATTAACCAACAGTCCGCAGTATTGGCTGAACGAGAGCGTGGCCATCAGCGATTGAAGCAGCAGTGGAAAAATTTAAAGCGTCTGCTCCCATCTCCGTATTTTGGACGAATCGACTTTCGGGAGAAGGGACTGAGCTTCAGCGAGAGAATCTACATCGGTGTATCTTCCTTCGTCGATCAGGACGGCTTGAGCTTTCTGATCTATGACTGGCGTACGCCGATAGCTAGCCTCTATTATGACGCTTCTCCTGGAGTTGCTTCATATGTTACTCCATCTGGAACCATCGATGGTACGATGGAGCTTAAAAGGCAATTTCAGATTCAAAACGGAAAAATAAACAATATGTTTGATGCCAATGAAACCATTGGAGACGACTTGCTACAGCATGTGCTTGGCTCTGGTGCAGACTCGCAAATGAAGAGTATTGTAGCAACGATTCAGAAAGAACAAAACGCAATTATTCGTAATGATACAAGTCGAATGTTAATTGTACAGGGGGCTGCCGGCAGTGGTAAAACTTCAGCAGCTTTGCAGCGGGTAGCATACTTACTCTATAAGCACCGTCAGACTATTAAGGCTGATCAGATCGTTCTTTTTTCACCGAATCCGATGTTTGCCAGCTATATTTCCACCGTTCTTCCTGAGCTTGGTGAAGAGAATATGCAGCAGACAACATTTCAAGAATATCTCGACTATTGGTTAGATTCCACACTACGATCGGAGGATGTGTTTGATCAGATTGAATATGTGCTGACAGAGCATAGAACGCCAGGCTACGAGGCTCGTCTTAAAGGAATTGAATACAAAACTTCCGAATCTTTCTTACAAGCTCTACAGAACTATGGATTATGGCTGGGAAGTGAAGGCATGCAATTCCATGGGATTCGGATACAGGAACGTGATCTGATTACGGCAGAACAGATGAAGGAGCAATTTTACGGATATGATCGGAAATTGCCTCTGATAAATCGGGTTGCTCTCTTGCAAGAATGGCTACTGAAAGAACTGGCTTCGCTGGAACGCGCGGAACGGGAAGCTTCTTGGGTGCAGGAAGAATTAAATTATCTGGATACGGAGCAATACGTTGAAGCATTCGGGATGCTGCATAAGGAAAAAGAGATATTCGACGTTGCAGAGCGTTATCCAGCCATTCTTAGAGACGGCAAGAGCAAGCGACGTGGGGATGAAGGAGACTTTGATTTCACGCAGCGAGAGGAAGAACTGCTCCGTCAGAAGATTGTCAAAGCATACTTTAAACCGCTGAGGAAAAGTGTGAAAAACTTCTCTTTTGTCAATCTCCAAGCGATATACGGTCAACTGTTTGTCGACGAAACAGCATACAAAGATAGAACGAATGGAGCCCCTGTTCCTACATTATGGTCAGATATCTGTACGGGAACGAAGGAAATGTTGGATCAAAGCAAGTTGTTTTATGAGGATGTAACACCGTATTTATATGTCAAAGAGTTGATTGAAGGTGTTCGGACGAACACGGAAATTCGATATGTTTTTGTCGATGAGGGTCAGGATTATTCTGCGTTTCAATATGAATATTTGAAAAAACTGTTTCCTCGTGCCCGCATGACGGTGCTCGGTGATTTTGGGCAAGCCATCTTCATACAATCTACGAGTCTGGTTGGGGATCATTCGCCGCTGGTTCGCCTTTTTGGAGAAACGGACACAAGTCTATTCTGCCTTTTGCGTAGCTATCGCTCAACTAGAGAAATTGTTGAATTCACCAAAGCGATGCTACCAGGTGGTGAGGAGATTATACCATTTGACCGCAAAGGATCGAAACCTCGTTTGACCAGGTTAGTTAGTAGAGAGGAACGTGACACTAAGATGCTGGCAGACATTGCTACACTTCGAGATCAAGGATATGAATCTATCGCGATCATCACCAAAACGGCAGCCGAGAGCCGTGAAGTCTATGCCCGGTTACATTCTCAAGGAAACGAAACGATGCAGCTTATCACAAAAGAGACCAACCATTTTGAAAAAGGATTGATGGTGATTCCCGTTTATCTTGCCAAAGGAGTCGAATTTGACGCTGTTCTAATCTATGATGCTTCATCAAAAACGTATGGTGAGGAAAATGAACGCAAGTTACTCTACACCGCTTGTACACGTGCAATGCACGAACTTCATCTGTATACGTTTGAGGATTGGTCACCTTTTGTTCAGGCGCTACCTACAGATTTATATGAGAAATCATCCTTTATAGCTCAATG
- a CDS encoding DUF1565 domain-containing protein: MSAYYVSPTGSDSNPGTKREPFKSIMRAQSAVSSGDTVYIRGGVYDEFDIARTGNNYNYVHDISKSGITYEAYPGERPIFDFRHVPTDLRVAAFYVGNSTTGITFKGFDVIGVKVGEQAQSEAFQIRGQADFINMAAHDNEAIGFYYTGYGTGTVLNSDAYNNIGPTPLSAGNIDGFGAHGGNVSFINSRAWNNSDDGFDSISSKGNVTYDHCWSFDHRGNQNKIGDKNGFKVGGYARKTSGLPDPLPVHTVKFSLAVNNGANGFYANHQPGQSAIWTNNTAYNNSRANFDMLERVSSTDTADIPGYREVLHHNIAFMGQAIVNDNHAAENVTHNSWSINGGIELTADDFVSLDTSQLSAPRKPDGSLPDVTFMKIASSSPLYAYQLGYLADK; this comes from the coding sequence GTGAGTGCTTATTATGTCTCTCCTACGGGCAGTGATTCCAATCCGGGAACCAAACGTGAACCTTTTAAGAGTATTATGAGGGCACAATCTGCCGTCTCTTCTGGGGATACAGTGTACATCCGAGGTGGGGTATATGATGAGTTTGACATTGCGAGAACAGGGAACAATTATAATTACGTCCATGACATCTCGAAAAGCGGGATAACCTATGAGGCATACCCTGGGGAGAGACCTATATTTGATTTTAGACATGTACCCACGGATTTGCGCGTAGCAGCTTTTTATGTTGGTAATAGCACTACGGGCATCACATTCAAAGGCTTTGATGTTATCGGCGTCAAGGTCGGAGAACAAGCACAATCGGAAGCCTTCCAGATTAGAGGACAAGCTGATTTTATAAACATGGCTGCCCATGATAATGAAGCGATTGGCTTTTATTATACAGGGTATGGGACAGGTACGGTACTGAATTCAGACGCATATAACAACATCGGGCCAACTCCGCTATCGGCTGGAAACATAGATGGGTTTGGTGCTCACGGAGGAAATGTTTCTTTCATTAATTCCCGTGCTTGGAACAATAGTGATGATGGGTTTGACAGCATTAGTTCAAAAGGAAATGTTACCTATGATCACTGCTGGTCATTTGACCACCGGGGCAACCAGAACAAGATCGGAGACAAGAACGGTTTCAAAGTTGGTGGCTACGCTAGAAAAACCAGCGGTTTGCCAGATCCGTTGCCAGTTCATACTGTGAAATTTTCTCTCGCTGTTAATAATGGGGCAAATGGTTTTTACGCGAACCATCAGCCTGGTCAATCGGCTATTTGGACGAACAATACAGCATACAATAACAGTAGAGCCAATTTTGATATGTTGGAACGTGTTAGTTCGACAGATACAGCGGATATTCCGGGATATAGAGAGGTACTGCATCATAACATCGCGTTTATGGGGCAGGCGATTGTTAACGACAATCATGCCGCGGAGAATGTAACCCATAATTCTTGGTCGATTAACGGGGGGATTGAGCTCACGGCAGATGATTTTGTCAGTCTGGATACGTCTCAGCTATCTGCACCTAGGAAACCGGACGGTAGTTTACCAGATGTTACATTTATGAAGATTGCATCTTCTAGTCCGCTGTATGCTTATCAACTTGGGTATCTTGCTGATAAGTAA
- a CDS encoding immunity 53 family protein, protein MDALTWIQKWYAQHCNGDWEHSYGVKIETVDNPGWSVEIDLTDTYLEDVPFDEIEEERNEEDWFYCIVRDGIFHGAGGAMNLREILDGFKNWAAHVDQD, encoded by the coding sequence ATGGATGCACTTACATGGATTCAAAAGTGGTACGCTCAACACTGCAACGGGGACTGGGAACACTCATATGGTGTGAAAATCGAAACAGTGGATAATCCGGGCTGGTCTGTTGAAATAGATTTAACGGATACTTATTTAGAAGATGTACCTTTTGATGAAATTGAAGAAGAGAGAAATGAAGAAGATTGGTTTTATTGTATTGTGAGAGATGGAATATTTCACGGTGCAGGAGGAGCAATGAATTTAAGAGAAATACTAGATGGTTTTAAGAATTGGGCAGCTCATGTGGATCAAGATTAA